From Rhopalosiphum padi isolate XX-2018 chromosome 2, ASM2088224v1, whole genome shotgun sequence:
GTTTACAGAATGGATTATACCACACATAAAATACCTAAGGCTAAATGGCTGTCAAACTGCAACACCATATTTTACACTTTATTCACTTGAGATGATCGAACAGGTCTTTCGCGATGCATTTATCAACGACTTCCAGAAAATCCCAGAACTCTTCAACGCAGGTTTCAGCTGTTGCTTTCCTAGAGTTTACTCGAGTATTACATTCTTGCAACTTGGCAAATCGTTCTTGGGCTTCTTTTTCTTGTTCACATTTTTCCTAAAAATGCatagtacattaatattttcaatgtcaTCGTAGCATAGTAATAGTATCATTGAACTTACCCTCAAAACCTTAGCTGGATCGACTAGTTCTTCTTCGGCTCTGACCACACCGAAAGGAGACTGCGCAAACTTGGACAAGGTTTCTCTTATACCAGCAAACAACATCCTGAAACAAAGTAAGTATCTGTCGTCAATGATAGTGGTTACTTGTGTTGACCTTTGCCTGCGATGTCCTCGTCGAACGGAGAGGCGTCACGTGTGGTGCAAATTGAAAATCGGTTTAAACAATGATACTCACTTTGATGGGTGATTTCTGAGAGGGCGAAAAGATAGATATAAGAAGTAAATTATTCGTTGGGAAACGAGGTCGGTAAAGGGTCTGCGGAGTCGATCTTTCGGCTTTGAAAAGAAATCTCTGCAATCAGTTTCCCAAACAGCTGCGGTCGCCCCGCTTATCGGGCCCACCGGACTCTTGGAGGAATTAACGTCGATATCGTTAAAGCTCGGCCAAGGAAAGCCGTGGAAGAAACGTAGAATAAACGAGTGATAAATACGATAAACACGCCGCGTCGATAACaaataaatgataacaatatggacacggtaataaataataataaatattaaaattaacatgaaaattaaataataagtaatattttagatCGACGCTGATTGGCGACTGCTTACATGACATAATCTTAGTATTCCTTATCCGAACGATTAATTTCGAATTCAAACATTTCataccatttaaataatatattaatatctatcatTGAATCTTTgtgctagtttttaatttttatttaccattaattATCAACTTTTCTTAGCGGCGTGATGTGACACATCGTTTTTGGTTTGAATTTTCGACTCGCCAACGAAATAATGGAATCCTCCTCGTCGGGTTACCAAAACCTGAATGAATCCGACCGTAGGGTCAGCAATGTCTTCACTGCCAAGAAACAGGCGCAAGACTTCGAAATGAGCAACGTGACTGTTGTGCCCGATGGTAAGTACTGTGGTGAGGTCGTCTCATAAGTGATGTGCTTACGAGTTCATCCATcgacaaaaattgaaaaatgtcatCTAGTTATGTTCAAAGTTGATTTACTGAAATCTGTAGGCcataaacagtttttaaatttttttatgtctaCCCTTGGCTAGAAACGTACACTGTTGCTCAAGCCGTAGATGCTTTTGGATTTGGCAGATTCCAAGTAAAACTGTCGCTGTTCACTGGACTTTGTTGGATGGCTGATAGTATGGAAACAACCATATTGAGCATTTTGTCACCAACTTTACAATACGAATGGCAGATAACACTTTTTCAACAAGCACTAGCAACAACTGTGAGTTTACCCTAGTGTTCAATTTTTGCATTATTAATcttgtagttatatattatgtacctacattctttcattttctttttttaaacttaaattttttcctctttaattatttttaggttgTTTTTATGGGTATGATGTTAAGTTTACCATTTTGGGGATCTTTCAGTGATAAGTTTGGCCGAAAAACAGTATGCTTGTTGATTACTTACTAGTTACAGTTTTTAGTCAAAGAGATTAAATGACAATGTAGACCATAATAAACTGTGATTCTTGGATCAGttgacttataattattttttttccaaacccAAAAGCCTGTGTTCAACCCTTGGATCTACTCAATaatgactaatattttttaaatatttaatagttcataatgaatttaacatttttacaattggagggttaaaattgtatgtaaattaaatttaactaaattagaAATACTACAAATGTCACTTAGTCTCTTttgatttataatcaataatcaatgaACAACGTTTATTGTTTGTTccatattttaatgaaacttataatacatttttatattttacaggcTTTGACACTTtgttcagtattattattttactttggcATTCTTAGTTCATTGTCGCCTAACTATACATGGTTATTGATCTTACGAGGATTAGTTGGATTTGCCATTGGTTGTTCTCCACAGtcgtatgttaaaataattatattttataacatttactgtttcatttagtaatattattttgacaaattttgtttGTGATGTATTGTGTATTTGCTAGTGTTACGTTATATGCAGAATTTTTACCTTGTAAACAGCGAGCCAAATGTGTAGTATTACTTGATGTAAGTTTAAGCATtagtaatattgaaataaataatgtgtttgtagtcaatacaatatattattacacataaacattataaattgagGCGATACGAGGCCAAATTTTTCACGGTTGTTACACATTATTTAtgcttttaatatatattaaattatgtattctcGACACACCATAATAAAAGCTTAACTCAGATCGCCtcgtgattattataaataccttattaataatgaatatttttgtttcaatttttatatagtgTTTTTGGGCGCTCGGAGCATGCTTCGAAGTTCTTTTAGCCCTAATAGTGATGCCCACGTTAGGCTGGAAATGGCTTTTAGTACTGTCCACAGCACCATTGCTTGGTTTCGCATGTGTGTGTCCGGTAATAAAACACCCAATAAACGCTTGTTGCATGTTTTATACtacaaattatactttttatatcacaaaaatctaatatacttattcaatttaaaatagttagatctttgtgtataaatcattaattcaaattaaagtttaacaaatatgaataattaatacaatattcagTAATAtgcagtttaattattatataatataccaacatattatttttaaatagttgcaatttaatttttatatttttaataatattatttcacatgTACCAAACATTtcaaaacataacaaaaaaacaccATTCAAATAATATGTCTTAACTACAAGGAAAATCCCATATTTCATTgatggtaatttttattattcatatttgcaAAGTTGAACAATTGACGAATATTGctcattaattaaaatgtataacatgttatattttatgtataaaactataattgtaATAGTCAATACTTATCAAACACATATTTGTACTTACAATTTATAGTGGTTACCAGAATCAGCCAAGTATCTAGTGACTAATGGTCAAACAGATAAGGCGATTGacacattaaaaaaagttgCACACGATAATGGAAAACCAATGCTCTTGGGTAGATTGGTCGTTGATGATGTGGTTCTAGAAGAAAAACGTGGTCGTTTCACTGATCTTCTATTGCCGCAACTCAGAGTCTCATCTGTTTTACTCTGGTTTATTTGGTGATTCATTCAAACcacatacaaatttatatatgttattttaatactcaaatatattaattataggttGGTGTGTGCATTTTGTTACTATGGCATTGTGTTGATGTCTACAGGACTGTTTGAgagcagtaataataataggacATGTTCATCAAATGTAGATAGTGGAATTTTTAAGACTGTGCAATCTTGTACTGCTGAATCTCATTATTTGACAACTCGAGACTACATAGATCTCCTGTGGACAACACTTGCAGAATTTCCTGGTAATAACAGTAGTCTAGTTCACATATTAACTTTCATTtaacataagaaaaaaatacacattgttACAGGAATATTCGCCACCATTTATGTGATTGATAGATTTGGTCGAAAGATTacattggtttttcaatttacattatttgctattactttatttttattatttcaatatgcaaaaaagtaataacttaattaaaaacttttaacataaaataattatttgttttacttcaattcactttttttttagtcgTGTATTGTTGACATTCACATTGTTTTTGGCAAGAGGTATAATTGCAGGAGTGTTCCAGgccatttatgtatatactccAGAGGTGATTTTCAGCAAttactatatgataatatttttaagttatttagtttttaattatttatttttacataatttttgttataggtTTATCCAACGCCATTAAGATCCATAGGGGTTGGAACTTGTAGTGCTATGGCCCGTCTAGGTGCTATGGTTACACCATACGTTGCTCAGGTATGTCTGACAaccagaatataatatatttacctagaTGTTCAAGTAtgtcattgaatataatataattattaatttttttattaatattttaggtattgcTCAAATCATCATTTAATATTTCCATAATCATTTACATTACAGCAGCTTTACTGGCCGCTTTAGCGAGTTTATTATTACCAATAGAAACTAAAGGAAGAGACATGAAAGAAGAATATGTggaaaaagattaattttaaaactatatttatataaattgtactaattattttatcagaAGTGTAGTTTACCATTCACCAAGgggtttcaattattattattacctaagttttatttatttttattataaaatagtatgggCCCAATACAAATTTAGATACTTATCATAAGTTAAAGAACAATGAACATAGcagcataaattattaaaaacattaatatattgattatcattTCAAAAATAGACTAGTTTAGTCCCTCAATAGAAAGCGATGGGTCCTCTTTTGCTATTCTCATTATTCGTAAAATATGATTGTTCTACAAATAATTTACGGGCCAAAAAGGGATATGAAAGAGAAATACACTAGAATTAAAAGCGGATTCtaaaaaaagtttgtttaatAAGACAGATCAatgagttttaataaaaatgatagatTTGTTTAATCTTGTAACAATTagaattaattatcaaaaagaacttaaatataatttattaactataaatatttaaaatttttgatttattactcTATTCATGTTTGGAAGGTTACAATAGTTGTACAGATGATTGATTTAGTGAGGGACAGATGAGTATTGTCTAACTGCTGCTTAACTAAAAGAAGTTGGCACCTAGGTTCTTTAGcgaatagaatataatttaaccaAATACTCATGTTTATGATGTACCACAATATTGCTCAATTATATTTACAGTTACTCTTTGATTAAGTTATGTGGATTATCTAACGGACTTCAAGCTTGTACCAACAATGTTAAGGagttactaaataataacataatttatattatcagtcTGTTTACAGACAAGATCACTATGATTAAATTTGGCAACTAACTATGAATTCTCAGTCCTTAAAAGAAATTCTGATTGagccataatttttaatttgaattacatAAATTCAAAACCAAAAGAAACGGTATGGTAACTACACTTgatccatattttatttttttacattttaaagactgttaagatttttttagtttgtcAGAAAATAATGTGTCAAATTAATATTGACTTAATAAAAAGTTaagcttattttattttcacttacttttatattaataaaagtgaGTATTATATTGACtcatctatatttaatatttattgttgattataattttattttttttactgcataAAAATTTATACGGTTTTCTGTACATTAAATAATGGATAAAAaagaataaactattattttatattttcaaaatgtcttGTGTCTTTATTTTACTGAATTAAGACAGATATTAAAAGAAGGGAGAAAATCAACAACAAAGTAGAAACAAAACATCGAGAAATCTAAAAAATCGTGCTCATTAGTTAGATTCGAAAGATCAAAAATGTCCACAAAAACATATGTCTATCAAAAACAAGTCCATTATTGCCTATAAACAAAAGAAACTTACAATTGTCCAAAAGAAAGTCTACATTTTAAGGGCTTCAAAAAGGACTTGCATAACTACACGGCAGTGGCCTTTAGTATACgtatctaaaacaaaaataagtataaactagacaatattttacttataatatatcattgtcacaatgatcatattatttaatactcacGAGTTTATTTCTGTAGACTAGAATTATTTGTAGATTGCCCATAGACTGGCCCCCAAATGTATGATGTCCATAAATTGTATCCAGGGTCATTGCTTGAAAATGGTATTATTTCAGTAGAACTGTCATAGCTTGATGTACTTGTAGCTGCCATAGTATCAATTATTGAAAGAtttgattctaaaaaaaataaacatattctaACATATATCATTGAAATTGATGCTTTTAAACAAACCTGACTCTTTTTTTAGAGTTTCAAGTAAAACTAAATCAGAATCAGGCTTAGTTACTTTTTCATCATTTTTGCGATCTCTTCCTGAACCCACGGGTCCTAAAATACAAACTAATAATacaaaagaaattaatttcataaaaaaaaaaaaattaacacataTTGACACCGAAAGCAATTTAATAACTGTATTAAGCCCTTAACTaaaatacagtagaacctcgattatccgtACTCttccgaaaatttaaaaataattatggacTGTACATATAAATGTAGTTATAATCGAAcattttatactacataatgCACATCATATTTTAAGCCCTGATAACTTGttgaatacatacaatattatggatgtataacattattgtatatatttttaattataattaaataaaaattttcaaaatttctttattataaaaagtctcAATTAACCGTGGTTTTCATTTATCCGTGTGACTTCCTCCCCTCCATTACACCGGATAATCAAGGTTCTActgtataaaactattaaataaaatattaccatgTTTATTAGTTATCGTTGGTGAAAGATCAACACGTTTTTCATCAGAGCCTCTTTTTAATACAGTAATTTTCTTCTTGATGTCTAACTGTTGATCTGTCTGGGGCTTATAAAGTGATACAAattctttattttctttttctgcGATAGCTGGGATAACAATTTCGTTGGCATTATGTTTCAACACATCTGGAGAGTTACATCTTTCCGCTGTTTGAATTTTTGATTTGATTAATTCTGGAGAGGTGAATTTTTCCACGGTTTGCACTTTTGGTTTTATTGCTTCTGGAGAATTGAACCTTTCCACAGTTTGTACCTTTATCTTTGTCGCTTCTGGTGAAATGCACCTCTCTACAGATTGAACTTTTGGTTTTATCACTTCAGATGAATTAGAATGTTCAACAATTTGACCCTTTGATTTTATTACTTCTGATGAA
This genomic window contains:
- the LOC132920626 gene encoding synaptic vesicle 2-related protein isoform X1: MESSSSGYQNLNESDRRVSNVFTAKKQAQDFEMSNVTVVPDETYTVAQAVDAFGFGRFQVKLSLFTGLCWMADSMETTILSILSPTLQYEWQITLFQQALATTVVFMGMMLSLPFWGSFSDKFGRKTALTLCSVLLFYFGILSSLSPNYTWLLILRGLVGFAIGCSPQSVTLYAEFLPCKQRAKCVVLLDCFWALGACFEVLLALIVMPTLGWKWLLVLSTAPLLGFACVCPWLPESAKYLVTNGQTDKAIDTLKKVAHDNGKPMLLGRLVVDDVVLEEKRGRFTDLLLPQLRVSSVLLWFIWLVCAFCYYGIVLMSTGLFESSNNNRTCSSNVDSGIFKTVQSCTAESHYLTTRDYIDLLWTTLAEFPGIFATIYVIDRFGRKITLVFQFTLFAITLFLLFQYAKNRVLLTFTLFLARGIIAGVFQAIYVYTPEVYPTPLRSIGVGTCSAMARLGAMVTPYVAQVLLKSSFNISIIIYITAALLAALASLLLPIETKGRDMKEEYVEKD
- the LOC132920627 gene encoding cytochrome b-c1 complex subunit 6, mitochondrial-like, whose translation is MLFAGIRETLSKFAQSPFGVVRAEEELVDPAKVLREKCEQEKEAQERFAKLQECNTRVNSRKATAETCVEEFWDFLEVVDKCIAKDLFDHLK
- the LOC132920626 gene encoding synaptic vesicle 2-related protein isoform X2, which produces MESSSSGYQNLNESDRRVSNVFTAKKQAQDFEMSNVTVVPDETYTVAQAVDAFGFGRFQVKLSLFTGLCWMADSMETTILSILSPTLQYEWQITLFQQALATTALTLCSVLLFYFGILSSLSPNYTWLLILRGLVGFAIGCSPQSVTLYAEFLPCKQRAKCVVLLDCFWALGACFEVLLALIVMPTLGWKWLLVLSTAPLLGFACVCPWLPESAKYLVTNGQTDKAIDTLKKVAHDNGKPMLLGRLVVDDVVLEEKRGRFTDLLLPQLRVSSVLLWFIWLVCAFCYYGIVLMSTGLFESSNNNRTCSSNVDSGIFKTVQSCTAESHYLTTRDYIDLLWTTLAEFPGIFATIYVIDRFGRKITLVFQFTLFAITLFLLFQYAKNRVLLTFTLFLARGIIAGVFQAIYVYTPEVYPTPLRSIGVGTCSAMARLGAMVTPYVAQVLLKSSFNISIIIYITAALLAALASLLLPIETKGRDMKEEYVEKD